The Lentisphaerota bacterium genome has a window encoding:
- the aspS gene encoding aspartate--tRNA ligase, whose amino-acid sequence MHSYRTHTCNALRETHAGLSVRLSGWVFRKRDHGGILFIDLRDHYGVTQIVVHPSRTFFDELAKLRLESVIIVDGIVTRREPSTVNPDLPSGEVEVVADACTVESAAEQTPIYLAGDEDCAEELRLKYRFLDLRRESLHANIVLRSRVIAHLRRMMTDKGFNEYQTPILTCSSPEGARDYLVPSRVHPGKFYALPQAPQLFKQLLMVAGFDRYFQIAPCFRDEDARADRSPGEFYQLDMEMSYVTQDDIFAVVEDVLHSTFTTFSKKRVDATPWRRIPYREAMLKYGSDKPDLRIPIEMVDVSAIFLNSGFNAFAAAVKGGAVVRAIPVKGIKDKPRSFFDKLLEHAKGIGSKGLAYLIWDGDAVKGPIQKFLTPAELAALAAAGGMADGDVTFFVCDEPEKAAKIGGDIRAKLGRDLGLIDPNVFNFCWIVDFPMFEKDPETGATAFSHNPFSMPQGGMEALENRNPLDILAYQYDVVCNGIELSSGAIRNHRPDIMYQAFAIAGYGPEVVESKFGCLLNAFKYGAPPHGGIAPGVDRMVMLLAGADNIREVIAFPMNQKAQDLMMNAPSDVTEKQLRELHIRLRGQKPQEA is encoded by the coding sequence ATGCATAGCTATCGCACGCACACCTGCAACGCCCTGCGCGAGACCCACGCGGGACTGAGCGTCAGACTGTCAGGATGGGTCTTCCGAAAGCGCGACCATGGCGGAATTCTGTTCATCGACCTGCGCGACCATTACGGGGTGACGCAAATTGTGGTTCACCCCAGCCGGACGTTCTTTGACGAGCTAGCCAAGCTGCGTCTGGAGAGCGTGATCATCGTCGATGGAATCGTGACGCGGCGCGAGCCGTCGACCGTCAACCCCGACCTGCCGAGCGGCGAGGTCGAGGTGGTGGCCGACGCCTGCACCGTCGAATCGGCCGCCGAGCAAACCCCCATCTATCTGGCCGGGGACGAGGATTGCGCCGAGGAATTGCGGTTGAAGTACCGGTTTCTCGACCTGCGCCGGGAGTCGCTCCACGCCAACATCGTGCTTCGCTCACGGGTGATCGCGCACCTGCGCCGGATGATGACGGACAAGGGCTTCAACGAATACCAGACGCCGATCCTCACGTGCAGCTCGCCCGAAGGCGCGCGTGACTACCTGGTGCCGAGCCGCGTCCACCCGGGAAAGTTCTACGCCCTGCCGCAGGCCCCGCAGCTCTTCAAGCAACTCCTCATGGTTGCCGGATTCGACCGCTACTTTCAGATCGCGCCGTGCTTCCGAGACGAGGACGCGCGCGCTGATCGCTCGCCGGGCGAGTTCTACCAGCTCGACATGGAAATGTCGTATGTCACTCAGGACGACATTTTCGCCGTGGTCGAGGATGTCCTCCACAGCACCTTCACCACCTTTTCCAAGAAACGGGTTGACGCGACGCCCTGGCGGCGCATCCCGTACCGCGAGGCGATGCTCAAGTACGGCAGTGACAAGCCCGACCTGCGCATCCCCATTGAGATGGTTGATGTCTCGGCGATCTTTTTGAATTCCGGGTTCAACGCCTTTGCTGCGGCCGTGAAGGGCGGTGCGGTCGTTCGGGCCATACCGGTGAAGGGGATCAAGGACAAGCCCCGCAGCTTCTTCGACAAGCTGCTCGAACACGCCAAGGGTATCGGATCCAAGGGGCTGGCCTATCTGATCTGGGACGGCGACGCGGTCAAGGGGCCGATCCAGAAGTTTCTCACGCCCGCCGAGCTGGCGGCGCTGGCGGCGGCGGGGGGCATGGCGGACGGCGACGTGACATTCTTCGTGTGCGATGAGCCGGAGAAGGCAGCGAAGATCGGCGGCGATATTCGAGCCAAGCTCGGACGCGACCTCGGCCTGATCGATCCCAACGTCTTCAATTTCTGCTGGATCGTCGATTTCCCGATGTTCGAGAAAGACCCCGAGACCGGTGCGACGGCGTTTTCGCATAACCCGTTCTCGATGCCGCAGGGCGGGATGGAGGCTCTGGAAAACCGTAATCCGCTCGATATCCTCGCCTACCAGTACGACGTGGTGTGCAACGGCATTGAGCTTTCCAGCGGCGCGATCCGCAACCACCGTCCCGACATCATGTACCAGGCATTCGCGATCGCGGGGTACGGCCCCGAGGTCGTGGAGAGCAAATTCGGGTGCCTGCTCAATGCCTTCAAGTATGGCGCCCCTCCCCATGGCGGCATTGCCCCCGGCGTGGACCGCATGGTGATGCTGCTGGCCGGCGCGGACAACATCCGCGAGGTCATCGCGTTTCCGATGAACCAGAAGGCACAGGATCTGATGATGAACGCGCCGTCGGACGTGACGGAGAAGCAGCTCCGCGAGCTGCACATCCGGCTTCGCGGGCAGAAGCCGCAGGAGGCGTGA